From the genome of Medicago truncatula cultivar Jemalong A17 chromosome 2, MtrunA17r5.0-ANR, whole genome shotgun sequence:
TACACTCTTCTCCCcctatgttttaaatttttttttggtggtgcaAAAAGTCTTTTTTGGTGGTGccctttatgttttaaaataaaacaacacatACATCCAATAAGAggtaacaaaataataaatttaatcttttaaaaaatttaagtttaGTTTACTGGTCAATCTCTAATAGACACTATGATATTTACCATAATACCCTTCTCCTAGGATGTGTCTTCATCTACCATCTATGTGCATACAATACTTGCCATTGTTGAGAccaaaaaattccaaaatgtttgatataatttttctaaaatggATTAactgtactccctccgtcccataatataagcaaaaaaaacacattttcttcgtaccaaaatataagcaaaaaagacaaacttttatctttttcaagattttttttttgttattctcataaaattaaatgcaaattacattcaattttctctttctttcattttttccataaccaatagccaatgaaaattatttttacatctcactataaaactttttccaaagaaaacacaaaaaactatactccaaattcttatgttttagttttcttaataagtgtgatttttgtttttttgcttataatttaggacgaagggagtattatTTTGTTATCTATGAAGGGTGAGAGCCAGAGGTGTGTGTTTTAAAATAAGAGGGAAGAATAGTGTAATATCACAATTATTTAATGAGGAGaatatattttactatttttttttggaaatattcCCAATATTCCTCTTTTTATTAGGTTGAGTTTTGACCGTGATAGATTTGTTCGGTGTACTTTTAAGTTAAGTAATGTTGTTACCAtgtgttttgtttcttttctcacatttttaatatttttattttttaatacttttcaaGTTGTTGTTGCTCTATTTTAGGTTGGTGGTGTCAATCTAGTTGGAATCACAAAGAAGTTTCAATCTAGTTGAGATCATCCTCTTCCTTTTTGATGGCTCGGTGTCCCaattgattttaaaagaaaaaaagataacaaGTTCGACATAACTCTATAACCTAATTGGGGATTGTGCCCTCCATACCAGATTAAGTTAGATTTTACTTTAACAATAGTAATAGATTGAGTTAGATATTTCAAGCCAAGTTTGCTTTTTAGAAATTACGTTGTGTATTTCCTATTGAGTATATATAACATCACCTTattatataaaatgatattttgccatttcaaaaatatatgcaTAAGACTACATAATAAACTCCTATCTTGTACCAAAATATTCCTATCACATTCAATTTAGAGCATGGTCAGTCATGCAATCCACCTTGAGCTACTTAACTTTACCTCGCTCATGTGTCACATCAATTTTAAGTAATTCTTCATAACTTATGGATCACCCTTTAGGTTGTTTAATTAAGTAGGCTCATGCCattacttttcttttcaaaataaattatttaggaACAAGATTTCCACGCAATCACCTAAAAAAcctcaaatatttttgtaaatgtATTTATGAACGATAGAAAAATAGCGATtattttaaagagaaatgataattgtacaattattttagtATAAATGTTTGgataactttctctttcatacttatTTAGATTCTTACtcgctttctctctctctctctctctctctctctctctctctctctctctctattgtttttgaccaataagaagagagaacaacaaagttgtcccaaaagttgtatcaaaatagttgttcaaatatcattactctattTTAAATGTGCACATATGAACTCGGTTTGAAATTGAGAAAGTATCAAGTGTGAAAGAGCCAATCTTTATCTCTGGATGCAATGTGGAGAGCACTCCAATGgtaaaccctctaaaaaaatcatctaaaaaCACGTTATGAACTCTTACTAAAGTTGCTCTTGGAGTTCAATCGCCAAGAATAAGTAGGGTGGATTTTCAAAAAAGCTAGACAAAGTTAAAAAATATCAGATCATTGTTCATCATGATCTAAAAACTTGTATATATGTAAATTTCACTATAAATCCTCAATATAGTCGTAGAATTATCTTACTTTACATGAGATATGTCTCCGctaatctaaattttttgatattaaaaagaaaagctcgtatatataaaataaacgaCCTAAATGAATAGTTAGTTGGGCTGGATTGTAGCTAGACAAAGAAAGGCCGCATGAATTTCGACTCTTTTCTTGTGGGCCTGGATCAGCTTATGTCATGCCACCATAATGTTTACTTTCGTGTatttttcttctcaagcaataaacatgacacatttttttagtaaagaTTCTGCATCTGAATGTGTCAAACCATGCGTATAGATTGAATATATAGatgttaaagaataaaaaaagacaATGAAGTGTGCGCatgacaaaaatattattatttcttccTTCTTGAATGACAGAAGATAGGAGAGAAGCATACATAGTTTTATATTAAGCAACATTTTTTATGACAGGTTTATATTATAAGCAACCTATCATAATCAAGATGTAGAATCCTAAGCCAATGTTTGAagctaaatttaaaatatcaagTTGAAAAGATAgagttttagagagaaaaaattatacGTTATAAGTCAGTTTTATAAAGTTGAACTAAATTCAGAATTTAACGATGATACAAAAGTACGTTAAAATCTAAAGTTACACCAAACCCGAAAGCTTTAGATGTGAGAGgtttatcaaagaaaaattaaatcctACATTAGCCATACATTTGGTGAATTTGTGGGGTTGACTGTCCAAGATACTCAAGCTAAGGCATATGcttgactcatttatttaattttgaatcatAGATTCGTTTATTTCTATTACttgaattttcttttcaaatttaaattaagaaatgtGGCCTCACTTTGAAATATGGGTATATGTAAGGGAGGTCTTAAGTGGGGAAGCTACAACTTCAAATTACATGTCTAAGTTGACTTCattataaataaaaggaaaactTACCATATTATAGCATCTCAATATATATAGCACCTAAATTTCATTGAACCAAATAAACTCAATTATTCCAATCTTCAAAATATTCTAGCTACAAATTAACATTGTATGAAAAATGATGTCAAGGACAACACCTCTAgggtttgaaattgaaaatcaagGCCTACAAATGTTTCCTATGGTCACGGAAGATTTTATGCCATTGCCAAATTCCATGGAAGGAATTTCAAGTTCAACTTCACCCTCCAATTCCCTCCTCTTCAATCTCTCTACTCTCAAAGACAAGCTTAATCAAGTGCAAACTCTTGTTGGTGTCATTCTCTCCCCAAATCAACAAGACTCATCAACTTCCATGGCATTATCCACAATGAACTCCACAATACAAGAAATCATTGTAACTTCCACATCAATGATGTTCACTTGCCAACAGATTGCTCTTAGTTTCCCTCAAGGTACTACTTCTATTAAATGTACAAACCAAGAATTTCAAAAGCAACAATCTAATATTCAATCAAATTTTGGCAACAATGACACAAGCATTGATCTTAGAGGTCAAAGCATATTTTCTAATAATGAGTCAGAACCATTGGATTGGTTTGGTGAAAGCTATAATAGTAACATTAATTATAGGCTCAAGGATGATATTGATGATCAAAGGGTTGATCATGAAATTAGTGAAACCAATAATAGTATAAGAGGGTCTAATGAAGATAGTTCAACGAAGAATAATTCTGATCGTGACGATACATGCTTAAAATTTGGGTCATCTTATAATTGGGTCGGTCCAGAATGTGACAATGAGATAGTTGAATTGGACGCGGCTGATTTATTAGCTAAGTACACACATTATTGTCAAGTTTGTGGCAAAGGGTTCAAGAGGGATGCAAATTTGAGGATGCATATGAGAGCTCATGGGGATGAGTACAAGAGTAGTGCAGCATTGAGCAATccaattaataagaatagagaTTATTTGATGAGTATGAAAAATAGGAAATATTCATGTCCTCAAGCAGGGTGTAGATGGAACCAAAAACATGCCAAGTTTCAACCATTGAAGTCATTGATTTGTGCTAAGAATCATTACAAGAGAAGTCATTGTCCCAAAATGTATGTGTGCAAGAGGTGTAATTTGAAGCAATTTTCTGTTCTTTCTGATTTGAGGACACATGAGAAACATTGTGGTGATCTTAGGTGGCAGTGTTCATGTGGCACTACCTTTTCTAGGAAAGATAAGCTTATGGGACATGTTGGTTTGTTTGTGGGACACCACCCGGTTATCAATGGTTTGTCATATAGTAGTACTCACACAAGTTAGAGCTCTAAACATGAATTAATTGCATATGTAGGTtgatctatatatatatgttagttcaaaattaaatttttgtatgcatttatatatttataatttatgaatTGATCATGAAGAGTGTGATagatttagcaagtgtactaatttatcgaagtaataaatataaattcgtATCTACGAGAACTGCGTTAATATCAATTTAGCAATATTGTTATTATCTCGGATGTATAAAATTTATAGGTTATCCTAGGTAGTTGGTTCGATTGCATAAACAGTAAATGAGCTGAATATAAAAGTTGTTTGAAAGTATAAGGAGAGATGAGATCTGGTCATTCGAATTTTCTGACTTATTCCGTTTGGTATACTACACCTATTTCCTGTAAATATTTCTCTAGTTTTTCGATGGTTAACTAAAATAGTTCTAATCAACTCATTgacttaggaccctcttctcagaTTACAATCCCTAATTTCTTAGGTGATCTAAtattctttgaaggttttaagagCGCTAACCTTATATCACAAATAAACAATTATCCATatattcctagactaaccatgtttatttgaacaaatcaattaggtctaagttgAAAGCTAGGATCAGTAGTCTTTCATTCTCACGAATTCATGTTATATATTATCAGTATATAAAAtacattaagaacaattgaattgagtAAAACTAGATTGATACCCACATgaaatagagtttcacaacaacatggttcaaacaAAGTTACATCAGATTCATCTCATAACCTAATCTTTAatagatttagctactcataattgaaattacaaatagcataatcaatttAAGCATAAAAACATACACAAACTATTAGTTGGATGGATTGACCACCACTTTAGTTCTTTGCTCTCAAAATCGTGCTTCAGATCTCCAAAATTCCGAACCCTTACTTCTTGTAAGACTTCAGTTTAAATAGGCAACAAATGTAATTGTGACACGATTGCacccaatcgtgacacgattccaCCTTTTATGTCCCAGGGTTCTCAAAATAGGCTCCtcaatcgtgacacaatttttgcaaatcgtgacacaattATATAGGTAGAATTAACCTTCCTTTTGATCatgaaatcgtgacacgatgtccaaatcgtgtcacgatgtccaaatcgtgtcacgatgcagCTTTTGTTCCAAATCTT
Proteins encoded in this window:
- the LOC112419036 gene encoding protein SENSITIVE TO PROTON RHIZOTOXICITY 2, which codes for MMSRTTPLGFEIENQGLQMFPMVTEDFMPLPNSMEGISSSTSPSNSLLFNLSTLKDKLNQVQTLVGVILSPNQQDSSTSMALSTMNSTIQEIIVTSTSMMFTCQQIALSFPQGTTSIKCTNQEFQKQQSNIQSNFGNNDTSIDLRGQSIFSNNESEPLDWFGESYNSNINYRLKDDIDDQRVDHEISETNNSIRGSNEDSSTKNNSDRDDTCLKFGSSYNWVGPECDNEIVELDAADLLAKYTHYCQVCGKGFKRDANLRMHMRAHGDEYKSSAALSNPINKNRDYLMSMKNRKYSCPQAGCRWNQKHAKFQPLKSLICAKNHYKRSHCPKMYVCKRCNLKQFSVLSDLRTHEKHCGDLRWQCSCGTTFSRKDKLMGHVGLFVGHHPVINGLSYSSTHTS